TCTACCTAAATTAGTTTTAGAGAAATAATCATTATATGAAATGATGGTATGTTCTTGACTTTCTCCTATTAGAGTCACTTTAGTATTCCAAGAATACACATGGACTTTTTCGTTATAAACCCCGTTTTTTACATGAATAATAACCCGTTGGTAAGGAAAGGCTTTTGCGGCATAAATGGCATCCTGTATGTTATGAAAATCGCCACTACCATCTTTAGCCACCACCATGTTATAAGGATCTTTAGCTGATTTTTTCACAGGCTTCGTATCGTATTTAGACTTCCATTTTGGGTATTTAGCTAAAATTTTTCGAGGCGTATCAGTATACCAAGCATAACCACTGCGACGTTCAATTCCAATTTCGGCTAAAGTCGCTTTTTTTATGCCATCGCGATCACAGAAAAACGGTGTATTATCGTCCAGCTCCATAAACCGCGCCCAAATGGGCTCGCCATTTTGGACTTTTACCATTTTCATATCAATATAATTACCGTTAGCATCACGAATAGGTTGGCGTTTTAAGTTGGTTATTTTTACCAATTGAAACCATGCCACTGCTTTATTTACAGCATTAATAATTTCTGCAGAAGGCTTATCTATAGACATTAAAAGCGCTACAATATTGGCAGACTCCTTTCCGCTTAAAGATGGTAATTCGTAGGATCGTGCTTTTGCTGGTTGTAAACTACGTTCATCATACTGCGCGCACCAGGCGGTTAACTCCCCGTTTTGTTTGTATTGTGTTTTAAGAATACAGTCTATTCCCTTATTAAAAGCCACCTCAACTTTGTTTAGCAGTTGTGGTGGCAACTTGATGGATAATTCATCGGACTGCTCCTTCAAGGCTTTTAAAAGCTCGAGAATGTTAACCATGGAATCATCGTTGTAGGTAATATGAGAATAATACCCTTTTCTTAAGGGATAAAACTGAGGCCATCCCCCATTGTCGTATTGGGCTTCCAATAAGTATTGAACGCCGTTAATGAACGCCGATTTGTAGCGCGGGTCAGGCACCTGTCGGTATACCTTGGACAAAAACAACATTTCTTGAATAGTAGCACCATTATCGGTGGTCACATTTTTACTGCTAGACTTCTGTCTTTTTAACTGGGATATTTCTGAAGCGCTTAAGTGTTTTTGCATTTGAATATTTTTAGGCCAGCCTCCTATATCGCGTTGGTAAATCAATACATTTTCTGCAATGTCTATAGCTTCTTTTGAGGCAAACCAAGCACCTTCCTCTTGATGCACAATTCTTCCCCATGATTTGGGATGCACTTGCGCCTGAATTTGCAGACCAAACACCACCATAAAACCCACTAATAATAGCTTATAATTACGCATAAATTTAATTCATTTTAATCGATTGCATAAAATTACTAAATCTTGCAGATTTAAACCTATTAATTGGTGCCCAAAACACCGAAATTTAAAATACAAGCTGCCCTAAAAGTAAAAAGGGCATCCATAACGGACACCCTTTTTTAGTTCAAATAAGTTGTTGTTGTTGTTGTAGAATTATTATCTCACTAATAATTTCACTGATTTCTCTCCCTCAATCGTTTTAACGGTTGCGATATAAAAACCTGATTTTAAGGAGAATCTAGTATCTGAAGAAGCTCTTAAAGATTTCACTAAAGCTCCCGTAAGCGTGTAAACATTGATAGACGTTGCACTTGTGACATTAGAAACTAACACTTGGTTTCCAACCGCTTGTACATGAGTTGAAACTTTTGAGTTAACATCTTTATTACTTAAAAGTGTAGAACTCACCTCTATTTTATAATAGTTTACAGCGTTATCAGATGAAAAAATATGAATATCAGTTCCCTTACCGGTATAATCCACTTCTAGGTAACGCGTATCTGTATCCCCTGGACTATCCAGTTTAGCTAATACATTCCCATTACCATCGCTAATAATTAATGCTCGAGGTGTACTTGTCCCACTAAATCGGTACCAAACTTTAACAGCTACTGCACCACCTACTTCAAAACGGAAGTAACGTCGTGTTGGCAACCCATCGGTACCTACCGCACTACTTCCTTGACCTCTAAAACGATTCACTGAAGTATAGCCATCCGGCCACGTTTGAGCATTAGGTTCTCTTTTACCAAAAGTTGAGCCTCCAGGCACAATATTTAATCCTCGTATGGTAGTTGTTGTGGCGTAATCATCCCCTGCTGGAAATTCTGAAGTATTGCCACCTAAGTCCCAAACCTCATCAGAGACTATTTGTGCTTGTATTGTTACCGAAAAAAGTAAAATTGGTAAAATAATTAGAAGTAATTGTTTTTTCATTTTTAAAAAGTTTTTAGTTATTAAATTTAGTTATTGTAATCGATTGCCTAAATTATATATTATTTCTGATTAAACAAAATAATTTTCATTTTTAACATTCAATTTTTTGTTATTTCGTGAAAAAAACACAGTTCTGTAACATTTTTATCACCTATTAACGTTAAGAGATTCGGTTTTTCCTAAATAAAAAGAAGCTGTCCTAAAAAGTTGATTTTACGTCAATCTGAATTCATTTCAGATGCTCATAATCATTAAATTCTCAATGATATGACATTCTGTATCGTGTACAGCATGACGATTTGTTCAATTTTTTGAGACAGCCTCCTACTTCTTTAAAAACCTAATTTATAGGCTTACTTGGTTTTTAATGTGCTAAAACTTTAACCACTTTAACACCCTCGGCATTCTTCACCTTAATAATATAGATGCCATTATTTATTTGAAAACTACGATCTGTAGACGTACTAAATGTTTTTACAACGCCTCCTGTGATATTGTATACTT
This genomic interval from Tamlana carrageenivorans contains the following:
- the pelA gene encoding pectate lyase, yielding MRNYKLLLVGFMVVFGLQIQAQVHPKSWGRIVHQEEGAWFASKEAIDIAENVLIYQRDIGGWPKNIQMQKHLSASEISQLKRQKSSSKNVTTDNGATIQEMLFLSKVYRQVPDPRYKSAFINGVQYLLEAQYDNGGWPQFYPLRKGYYSHITYNDDSMVNILELLKALKEQSDELSIKLPPQLLNKVEVAFNKGIDCILKTQYKQNGELTAWCAQYDERSLQPAKARSYELPSLSGKESANIVALLMSIDKPSAEIINAVNKAVAWFQLVKITNLKRQPIRDANGNYIDMKMVKVQNGEPIWARFMELDDNTPFFCDRDGIKKATLAEIGIERRSGYAWYTDTPRKILAKYPKWKSKYDTKPVKKSAKDPYNMVVAKDGSGDFHNIQDAIYAAKAFPYQRVIIHVKNGVYNEKVHVYSWNTKVTLIGESQEHTIISYNDYFSKTNLGRNSTFHTSTVLIEGDDFIAKNLTIKNTAGQVGQAIALSVNANRCYFENCKLLGFQDTLYTAGEGFKQYFKNCYIEGSTDFIFGEATVLFEGCRIHSKSNSYITAASTPQGEAFGYVFKNCNITADAGLDAVYLGRPWRLHAKTVFMHCELGNQILPEGWHNWNKKEAEKTAFYAEYNNTGAGFQPDKRVGWSHQLSKKEAKKYTVDNILGTDFSKNHK
- a CDS encoding T9SS type A sorting domain-containing protein produces the protein MKKQLLLIILPILLFSVTIQAQIVSDEVWDLGGNTSEFPAGDDYATTTTIRGLNIVPGGSTFGKREPNAQTWPDGYTSVNRFRGQGSSAVGTDGLPTRRYFRFEVGGAVAVKVWYRFSGTSTPRALIISDGNGNVLAKLDSPGDTDTRYLEVDYTGKGTDIHIFSSDNAVNYYKIEVSSTLLSNKDVNSKVSTHVQAVGNQVLVSNVTSATSINVYTLTGALVKSLRASSDTRFSLKSGFYIATVKTIEGEKSVKLLVR